One stretch of Clavelina lepadiformis chromosome 6, kaClaLepa1.1, whole genome shotgun sequence DNA includes these proteins:
- the LOC143462233 gene encoding uncharacterized protein LOC143462233, whose protein sequence is MERKRVKSKALRDFADKFNMESFAYRSQVDEVQQEPSQISDAGGLRFSKKLCSKRMKFMFVVLLMAIMITILVVVLAVVLTRHQVPPQPYSSSSARLNGESSNCTQPPTLENGGVRHRFPMYFVNEDVPYTCTSGYKLVGSNTSVCDKSGLWRWKYQQKAPECKKICSAPPTLKQGTIQDQPPPVYLQSDRVQYQCNEGFHLDQSNSVTCQVNGSWTWETGHPPMCLKGCADPPLVRYATLINSTDQNRPFIAGDTVKYTCNDGYNFTHGHYVTCLSNGTWQGEGNKAPRCLQDIRPKSCLELLGAGYSQSKVYKIYPFGGAGFDIYCDQDTDDGGWDVIQRRLDGNQDFYLGWNNYVIGFGDPDDDYWIGLENIHRITTASPHELRIDLGDFLSLTRFAKYRYFQINSAATNYSLSVGGFSGNAGDGLGRLNGRPFSTYDRDNDGSSNTHCAVKYGGAWWYAACFSGASNLNGEYLRGAHDNKGGVAWLPWRSNYSLKTASMKIRRQSIV, encoded by the exons atgGAAAGAAAGCGTGTAAAAA GCAAAGCTTTAAGGGATTTTGCGGACAAGTTTAACATGGAATCTTTTGCTTACCGGTCTCAAGTGGATGAAGTTCAACAAGAACCCAGCCAAATCT CCGACGCAGGAGGACTACGGTTTTCTAAGAAGTTATGCAGCAAGAGAATGAAGTTTATGTTTGTGGTTCTCTTGATGGCGATTATGATAACTATTCTGGTTGTTGTATTGGCTGTTGTGCTCACTCGCCACCAA GTTCCCCCACAGCCTTATTCATCCTCGTCAGCTCGTTTGAATGGTGAATCATCAA ATTGCACCCAGCCACCAACGCTAGAAAATGGAGGAGTGCGTCACAGATTTCCGATGTATTTCGTCAATGAAGATGTTCCTTATACATGCACGAGCGGTTACAAGCTTGTGGGATCCAATACATCTGTGTGTGACAAAAGCGGTTTGTGGCGATGGAAATATCAGCAAAAAGCCCCGGAATGCAAAAAAA TTTGTTCGGCGCCACCAACGTTAAAGCAAGGCACAATACAAGATCAGCCTCCTCCAGTTTATCTACAAAGTGATAGGGTCCAGTATCAATGCAATGAAGGATTCCACCTGGATCAGTCCAACTCTGTCACTTGTCAAGTGAATGGAAGTTGGACTTGGGAGACGGGACACCCCCCGATGTGCCTCAAAG GTTGTGCAGATCCACCACTTGTCAGGTACGCAACTCTAATAAACTCAACCGACCAGAATAGGCCGTTTATTGCCGGGGACACCGTCAAGTACACATGCAATGATGGTTACAACTTCACCCACGGACACTACGTTACTTGTTTGTCAAATGGCACCTGGCAGGGAGAAGGGAATAAAGCCCCCCGGTGTTTGCAAG ATATTCGACCGAAATCATGTCTGGAACTACTCGGGGCCGGTTACTCACAGAGCAAGGTCTATAAAATTTATCCCTTCGGGGGAGCAGGATTCGATATATATTGCGACCAAGACACGGACGATGGAGGCTGGGAC GTAATCCAGAGACGTTTGGATGGAAATCAAGATTTCTACTTGGGCTGGAACAACTACGTCATAGGATTCGGAGACCCCGACGACGACTACTGGATAG GTCTTGAAAATATTCATCGTATCACCACTGCATCGCCTCACGAACTCAGGATCGATTTGGGGGATTTCCTCTCCCTGACAAGATTTGCTAAATATAG ATATTTCCAGATAAATTCGGCCGCTACCAATTACTCGCTTAGCGTTGGTGGATTTTCAGGAAATGCAG GTGACGGTTTGGGACGATTGAATGGACGTCCCTTTTCCACCTACGACAGAGACAACGATGGGTCAAGCAACACACATTGTGCTGTGAAGTATGGTGGCGCTTGGTGGTACGCGGCCTGTTTCAGTGGAGCCAGCAACCTTAACGGTGAATATCTTCGTGGCGCGCATGACAACAAAGGTGGCGTGGCCTGGCTGCCATGGAGAAGCAATTACTCTCTCAAAACAGCGTCAATGAAAATAAGGCGCCAATccattgtttga
- the LOC143463324 gene encoding uncharacterized protein LOC143463324 isoform X2, giving the protein MGNSRLVKDVVVSKDPLKKTNNTPADNQERAYQGKVSNENELTQTKSVNCTLWEPYRDDLITPFSTRIKLNPSRFLYPGFYGGPNNQIMGLHQSIYVAIRLNRTLVVPRFYTHPYTFGKVEIVPAFQRINIRRLCSFVSCISIEQFRKTCRGKMDVIFKAKEVTIQNVEKYERDTEMNILQKPDNDGADKLKLSQTAQSALLTYPDSSYVISRDHWLPSNEDDIRAVYNTTASCALHALSYRSVEIMEKGKIAFPLLPSASNIHKIPDDVLYSAVTDSVHLPPCVTAAAENYVNAIIGNREYVALHWRYNEEDWFKPCQRPERKPVCEALKKITPQDVAHAIVNNLPPLQNNAKLRGRLPVYIAAPPSLKDFKLEIFSHMERINPSLEAVSVELEQYFKKTGLVQCWQKADWVSHDDVISLTEMEIVRMSRYFFYSIRSSWSANIRPLRWEWKDGNTDKLFEASIFDLITHAKSGLTSLV; this is encoded by the exons ATGGGAAATAGCAGGTTGGTGAAAGATGTCGTTGTTTCCAAAGATCCACTAAAGAAGACAAACAATACCCCAGCAGATAACCAAGAACGTGCTTATCAAGGAAAGGTTTCCAATGAAAACGAACTTACTCAAACAAAGTCTGTCAATTGCACTTTATGGGAACCTTATCGGGATGACTTAATCACCCCATTTTCTACTCGGATAAAACTCAATCCAAGTAGATTCCTATACCCAGGTTTTTATGGAGGTCCTAACAACCAAATTATGGGCTTGCACCAGTCAATTTATGTCGCAATTCGCCTGAATCG GACTTTAGTGGTTCCAAGGTTCTACACACATCCATACACGTTTGGAAAAGTCGAAATTGTTCCTGCATTTCAACGAATTAACATCCGACGTCTGTGTTCGTTCGTAAGCTGCATTTCAATTGAGCAATTTCGCAAAACTTGCCGGGGAAAAATGGACGTCATATTTAAA GCAAAGGAAGTCACCATTCAAAACGTGGAAAAGTACGAAAGAGACACAGAGATGAATATTCTACAAAAACCTGATAACGACGGGGCAGACAAGTTGAAACTATCTCAAACCGCTCAATCCGCGCTTTTGACATATCCCGACTCAAGCTACGTGATTTCACGTGACCACTGGCTACCATCAAACGAGGACGACATCCGTGCGGTCTATAACACGACAGCATCCTGCGCGCTTCATGCATTGTCTTATCGCTCCGTAGAAATAATGGAGAAAGGAAAAATTGCTTTTCCTTTGCTTCCGAGCGCATCAAATATCCATAAAATTCCGGACGACGTCTTGTATTCGGCCGTTACAGACTCCGTGCATTTACCACCCTGCGTTACTGCAGCAGCTGAGAACTATGTTAATGCTATCATAGGCAACAGGGAATATGTTGCTCTGCACTGGAGGTATAATGAAGAAGACTGGTTTAAGCCATGTCAGCGTCCGGAGAGGAAACCAGTGTGCGAggctttgaaaaaaattactcCGCAAGATGTCGCCCATGCTATCGTCAACAACCTGCCGCCCTTGCAAAACAATGCTAAATTGAGAGGACGTTTGCCGGTTTACATCGCAGCTCCTCCGAGTTTGAAAGATTTTAAGCTTGAAATTTTCTCACATATGGAGCGAATTAACCCTTCGCTTGAAGCTGTTTCGGTTGAATTggaacaatatttcaaaaaaaccGGTCTTGTACAGTGCTGGCAGAAAGCTGATTGGGTTAGtcacgatgacgtcatatcctTAACTGAAATGGAGATCGTGAGAATGAGCAGATATTTCTTCTACTCGATTAGGTCAAGCTGGTCAGCAAATATCCGACCGCTTAGGTGGGAATGGAAAGATGGGAATAcagataaactttttgaagcTTCAATTTTTGACTTAATCACACACGCGAAATCCGGGCTCACGTCATTGGTTTAG
- the LOC143463324 gene encoding uncharacterized protein LOC143463324 isoform X1, producing MKVNLIKRLRRLKRQLKIIAMVLACSLFMYKHIITTRSRKLVAHLDSRSLIKNQLFQSDIMEKSTMKETLFYFNESLNIENITPEDDQERAYQGKVSNENELTQTNSVNCTLWEPYRDDLIATLPSRIQLNPSRFLYPGFYGGPNNQIMGLLQSIYVAIRLNRTLVVPRFSTHQYTFGKVEIVPAFQRINIGRLCSFVSCISIEQFRKTCRGKMDVIFKAKEVTIQNVEKYERDTEMNILQKPDNDGADKLKLSQTAQSALLTYPDSSYVISRDHWLPSNEDDIRAVYNTTASCALHALSYRSVEIMEKGKIAFPLLPSASNIHKIPDDVLYSAVTDSVHLPPCVTAAAENYVNAIIGNREYVALHWRYNEEDWFKPCQRPERKPVCEALKKITPQDVAHAIVNNLPPLQNNAKLRGRLPVYIAAPPSLKDFKLEIFSHMERINPSLEAVSVELEQYFKKTGLVQCWQKADWVSHDDVISLTEMEIVRMSRYFFYSIRSSWSANIRPLRWEWKDGNTDKLFEASIFDLITHAKSGLTSLV from the exons ATGAAAGTTAACTTGATTAAACGTTTAAGACGGTTGAAACGCCAGCTTAAAATTATAGCGATGGTTTTAGCCTGTTCATTGTTCATGTATAAACATATAATAACTACTAGAAGCAGAAAGTTAGTGGCACACCTTGATTCTAGAAGCCTCATTAAAAATCAGCTCTTCCAGTCAGACATCATGGAAAAAAGTACGATGAAGGAAACcctgttttatttcaatgagTCGTTAAACATAGAAAATATCACCCCTGAAGATGACCAAGAACGTGCTTATCAAGGAAAGGTTTCGAATGAAAACGAACTTACTCAGACAAATTCTGTCAATTGCACGTTATGGGAACCTTATCGGGATGACTTAATCGCCACATTGCCTTCTCGAATACAACTCAATCCAAGTAGATTTCTATATCCAGGTTTTTATGGAGGTCCCAACAACCAAATTATGGGCTTGCTGCAGTCAATTTATGTCGCAATTCGCCTGAATCG GACTTTAGTGGTTCCAAGGTTCTCCACACATCAGTACACGTTTGGAAAAGTCGAAATTGTTCCCGCATTTCAGCGAATTAACATCGGACGTCTGTGTTCGTTCGTAAGCTGCATTTCAATTGAGCAATTTCGCAAAACTTGCCGGGGAAAAATGGACGTCATTTTTAAA GCAAAGGAAGTCACCATTCAAAACGTGGAAAAGTACGAAAGAGACACAGAGATGAATATTCTACAAAAACCTGATAACGACGGGGCAGACAAGTTGAAACTATCTCAAACCGCTCAATCCGCGCTTTTGACATATCCCGACTCAAGCTACGTGATTTCACGTGACCACTGGCTACCATCAAACGAGGACGACATCCGTGCGGTCTATAACACGACAGCATCCTGCGCGCTTCATGCATTGTCTTATCGCTCCGTAGAAATAATGGAGAAAGGAAAAATTGCTTTTCCTTTGCTTCCGAGCGCATCAAATATCCATAAAATTCCGGACGACGTCTTGTATTCGGCCGTTACAGACTCCGTGCATTTACCACCCTGCGTTACTGCAGCAGCTGAGAACTATGTTAATGCTATCATAGGCAACAGGGAATATGTTGCTCTGCACTGGAGGTATAATGAAGAAGACTGGTTTAAGCCATGTCAGCGTCCGGAGAGGAAACCAGTGTGCGAggctttgaaaaaaattactcCGCAAGATGTCGCCCATGCTATCGTCAACAACCTGCCGCCCTTGCAAAACAATGCTAAATTGAGAGGACGTTTGCCGGTTTACATCGCAGCTCCTCCGAGTTTGAAAGATTTTAAGCTTGAAATTTTCTCACATATGGAGCGAATTAACCCTTCGCTTGAAGCTGTTTCGGTTGAATTggaacaatatttcaaaaaaaccGGTCTTGTACAGTGCTGGCAGAAAGCTGATTGGGTTAGtcacgatgacgtcatatcctTAACTGAAATGGAGATCGTGAGAATGAGCAGATATTTCTTCTACTCGATTAGGTCAAGCTGGTCAGCAAATATCCGACCGCTTAGGTGGGAATGGAAAGATGGGAATAcagataaactttttgaagcTTCAATTTTTGACTTAATCACACACGCGAAATCCGGGCTCACGTCATTGGTTTAG
- the LOC143463503 gene encoding uncharacterized protein LOC143463503 isoform X1 — protein sequence MYQYQVGNLSSSFYLFSGRVGKSFASCTVPFHHSSQKIGVYRIHSFHDKSRSLEDFCYVETDSANSMKNGRFGQLLQKLKRLQIWFWQHQWTTTTAVGLETFMK from the exons ATGTACCAATACCAAGTAGGCAACTTGTCATCGAGCTTTTATCTGTTTTCAGGCAGAGTCGGCAAGAGTTTTGCTTCATGCACGGTGCCTTTTCATCATAGCTCTCAAAAGATCGGAGTTTACCGGATTCATTCATTTCATGATAAATCAAGAAGCCTGGAAGATTTTTGTTATGTGGAGACGGACTCTG CTAATTCAATGAAGAATGGACGGTTCGGTCAGCTTCTACAGAAACTGAAAAGGCTACAAATTTGGTTTTGGCAACATCAGTggacaacaacaacagcagtAG GTCTTGAAACATTCATGAAATAA
- the LOC143463503 gene encoding uncharacterized protein LOC143463503 isoform X2: MYQYQVGNLSSSFYLFSGRVGKSFASCTVPFHHSSQKIGVYRIHSFHDKSRSLEDFCYVETDSANSMKNGRFGQLLQKLKRLQIWFWQHQWTTTTAVLKHS, translated from the exons ATGTACCAATACCAAGTAGGCAACTTGTCATCGAGCTTTTATCTGTTTTCAGGCAGAGTCGGCAAGAGTTTTGCTTCATGCACGGTGCCTTTTCATCATAGCTCTCAAAAGATCGGAGTTTACCGGATTCATTCATTTCATGATAAATCAAGAAGCCTGGAAGATTTTTGTTATGTGGAGACGGACTCTG CTAATTCAATGAAGAATGGACGGTTCGGTCAGCTTCTACAGAAACTGAAAAGGCTACAAATTTGGTTTTGGCAACATCAGTggacaacaacaacagca GTCTTGAAACATTCATGA